The following proteins come from a genomic window of Legionella cherrii:
- a CDS encoding S41 family peptidase has protein sequence MLIRKLYPCTLAIVYAFTLMLPLTGFADDETNTSTNSNATSKAVPLEDVQRFSNAIGEIKKYYVKPVDDKELFDNAIRGMLNGLDPHSSYLDEEEFKELQTSTSGEFGGLGLEVTMEDGVVKVVTPLVDTPAFKAGIKSGDYIIKLGKESVQGLSLKDAVNLMRGKAGSTIQLTVLRKGVNKALTFDLVREVIQIKSVQSKLLAPGYGYIRLTQFQALTGKDMLQAIDRLKQQSGGNLKGLVLDLRNNPGGLLDSAIQVSDAFLGKDKSGKPETIVSTKGRLPGSDFTALSKGIDVLHNAPMVVLINNGSASAAEIVAGALKDNKRAVILGTTSFGKGSVQTVLPLDDKTGIKLTTALYYTPSGTSIQAKGIVPDIVVNEMEIPKTAAKSSDLTGFSEANLNGHLINKNNEENKAKTAKAQIDDLMHNDYQLYAALTVLEGMSLANR, from the coding sequence ATGTTGATAAGAAAACTGTATCCATGCACGCTTGCGATAGTATACGCTTTTACTCTTATGTTACCTCTGACTGGCTTTGCAGATGATGAAACTAATACTTCTACAAACTCCAATGCCACTTCTAAAGCAGTTCCTTTAGAAGATGTTCAACGATTTTCCAATGCAATCGGTGAGATTAAAAAATATTACGTTAAACCTGTCGATGATAAAGAACTCTTTGATAACGCCATTCGTGGCATGCTCAATGGTCTTGATCCTCACTCCAGCTATCTGGATGAAGAGGAATTTAAAGAGCTGCAAACATCAACTAGCGGTGAATTTGGTGGGTTAGGATTAGAAGTGACTATGGAAGACGGCGTTGTCAAAGTAGTTACTCCTCTGGTGGATACCCCAGCATTTAAAGCGGGCATTAAATCCGGAGACTATATTATTAAATTAGGTAAAGAGTCCGTTCAAGGTCTCTCACTTAAAGATGCAGTCAACTTAATGCGCGGTAAAGCTGGAAGCACCATTCAGTTGACCGTATTACGCAAAGGAGTTAACAAAGCACTTACTTTTGACTTAGTACGCGAAGTGATTCAAATTAAGAGCGTACAGAGTAAATTGCTCGCCCCAGGCTATGGTTATATCCGTTTAACTCAATTCCAGGCATTAACTGGAAAAGATATGCTGCAAGCCATTGATCGGCTAAAACAACAATCTGGCGGAAACTTAAAAGGTCTCGTACTGGATTTACGTAACAACCCAGGAGGCTTGCTTGATTCAGCCATTCAGGTTTCTGATGCATTCCTTGGTAAAGACAAATCAGGCAAACCCGAAACAATCGTTTCAACAAAAGGGCGTTTACCTGGTTCAGACTTTACCGCCTTATCCAAAGGTATCGATGTTTTGCATAATGCACCGATGGTTGTATTAATCAATAATGGTTCTGCATCTGCAGCTGAAATTGTAGCTGGTGCGCTTAAAGACAATAAACGAGCCGTTATTTTAGGTACAACGAGTTTTGGTAAAGGTTCAGTACAAACCGTATTACCCCTGGATGACAAAACCGGGATTAAATTAACTACTGCTCTTTATTACACTCCTTCTGGAACCTCAATTCAAGCTAAGGGTATTGTGCCTGATATCGTAGTCAATGAGATGGAGATTCCCAAGACTGCTGCCAAGTCTTCTGATCTTACTGGATTTAGTGAAGCCAATCTTAATGGCCACTTGATTAATAAGAACAATGAGGAAAATAAAGCGAAAACGGCTAAAGCTCAAATAGACGATTTAATGCATAACGACTATCAACTTTATGCTGCATTAACTGTCTTGGAAGGTATGTCTTTAGCCAACAGATAA
- a CDS encoding isoprenyl transferase, which translates to MEQKIPQHVAIIMDGNGRWAESRGLPRIEGHKAGVESVKKMIRCCMTKGIPCLSLFAFSSENWFRPADEVNFLMELFLESLRKELAELNQHGIRMRFTGDRSLLSPVLQQQMREAELLTANNEQLILNVVVNYGGKWDLVNAAKKVAKAVLNGELAIEDINEVNFAHYLDTDGLPDPDLFIRTSGELRISNFFLWQLAYTELYFSEVHWPDFGEYELELALASFNKRKRRFGQIS; encoded by the coding sequence TTGGAACAAAAAATTCCTCAGCATGTTGCCATTATTATGGATGGAAACGGTCGTTGGGCTGAAAGTAGGGGACTTCCGCGTATTGAAGGTCATAAAGCAGGTGTTGAGTCTGTGAAGAAAATGATTCGCTGTTGTATGACCAAGGGAATTCCTTGTCTTAGTTTATTTGCATTTAGCTCGGAGAATTGGTTTCGACCAGCTGATGAAGTTAATTTTTTAATGGAATTATTCCTGGAGTCCTTAAGAAAGGAACTTGCTGAGTTAAATCAGCATGGAATCCGCATGCGATTTACTGGAGACCGTAGTTTGCTCTCACCGGTGTTGCAACAACAAATGCGGGAAGCAGAGCTTTTAACTGCGAATAATGAGCAATTAATTTTGAATGTAGTTGTTAATTATGGGGGTAAGTGGGATCTGGTAAACGCTGCAAAAAAGGTAGCCAAGGCAGTTTTAAATGGTGAATTGGCAATAGAAGATATAAATGAAGTCAATTTTGCCCATTATCTGGATACAGATGGATTACCTGACCCTGATTTATTTATTCGTACGAGTGGTGAGTTACGAATTAGTAATTTTTTCCTTTGGCAGCTTGCATATACAGAGCTTTACTTTAGTGAGGTACATTGGCCAGATTTTGGTGAATATGAGCTTGAATTGGCTTTGGCTTCTTTTAATAAAAGGAAGAGAAGATTCGGGCAAATTTCTTAA
- a CDS encoding phosphatidate cytidylyltransferase gives MFFQRLITTLILVPLVLWLIFYGNQWLLAGIVLLVFLAACRECWQLIPLNHWSLQAGFIVIMLAGLWACGAFFDYWLDIGLIIWCLNVLAILSFPGSQKYWGYPAVVAMVCFLLLPLFVQSLIHLYHLPNGKAQLVYLLFLIWVSDTGAYLSGKLMGKHKLIPQVSPGKSWEGVIGGIILSMLIAWIGYSYFKPVAAVHWFVLALCTIIIAIFGDLFISILKRRCHLKDTGALIPGHGGILDRLDSLIAALPLFYFGLTW, from the coding sequence ATGTTTTTCCAACGCTTAATTACAACACTGATTTTAGTGCCCTTGGTTTTATGGCTTATTTTTTATGGTAATCAGTGGCTTTTGGCAGGAATTGTTTTGCTTGTTTTTCTTGCTGCATGCAGAGAGTGTTGGCAATTAATTCCATTGAACCATTGGAGTCTCCAAGCCGGATTTATTGTCATTATGCTTGCGGGTTTGTGGGCTTGTGGTGCTTTCTTTGATTACTGGTTGGATATTGGCTTAATTATTTGGTGTTTGAATGTACTTGCTATCCTCAGTTTTCCCGGTTCACAGAAATATTGGGGTTATCCTGCTGTCGTTGCGATGGTTTGTTTTTTACTCCTACCGCTATTCGTACAGAGTCTAATTCATTTGTATCACTTGCCTAATGGCAAAGCACAGCTCGTTTATTTGCTGTTTTTAATTTGGGTTTCAGATACAGGGGCTTATCTTAGCGGAAAACTGATGGGAAAACATAAATTAATTCCTCAAGTTAGCCCTGGAAAATCTTGGGAGGGCGTTATTGGCGGCATTATCCTGTCTATGCTCATCGCTTGGATTGGGTATAGTTATTTTAAACCGGTTGCTGCGGTTCATTGGTTCGTTTTAGCCTTATGTACTATAATTATTGCAATCTTTGGTGATTTATTCATTAGTATATTAAAGCGTCGTTGCCATTTAAAAGATACAGGCGCTCTTATTCCGGGACATGGTGGTATTTTAGACCGTTTGGATAGCTTAATTGCAGCGTTGCCTTTGTTTTATTTTGGACTAACCTGGTAA
- a CDS encoding OmpH family outer membrane protein produces MKRLGLVLVAFVFSIFGTSAFADAAKIGVVDLQKIMQTSSQIKEIQKKLEKEFKPRRDKLVAVEAGIKADMEKFKRDSAILSAAQKKEMEKKIVSAQQQFERDGQQYQQELSTANNEAMEALYAKVRAAIAKVAKDDKYDLIVQKDAAPFSATTLDVTDKVVKAIN; encoded by the coding sequence ATGAAGCGGTTAGGTCTGGTCTTAGTGGCCTTTGTTTTCAGCATATTTGGCACAAGTGCATTTGCTGATGCAGCAAAAATTGGTGTAGTTGATCTGCAAAAAATAATGCAGACTTCCAGTCAAATCAAAGAAATCCAAAAAAAATTAGAGAAAGAGTTTAAGCCACGTCGCGATAAGCTTGTTGCTGTTGAAGCTGGCATTAAAGCGGACATGGAAAAATTTAAGCGTGATAGCGCGATTCTGAGCGCCGCTCAAAAGAAAGAGATGGAAAAGAAAATTGTGAGTGCACAACAACAATTTGAGCGTGATGGTCAGCAATACCAACAAGAATTAAGCACTGCAAATAATGAAGCAATGGAAGCATTGTATGCTAAAGTCCGTGCAGCAATTGCAAAAGTTGCTAAAGATGACAAGTACGATCTTATTGTACAAAAAGATGCTGCTCCTTTCAGTGCAACTACTCTTGATGTAACTGATAAAGTTGTTAAAGCAATTAATTAA
- a CDS encoding polymorphic toxin type 43 domain-containing protein — translation MQSKDDLLKQVVANTHLGNKKGVISIILGERFGYPLGMIRSRSSKQPVDFKVLSLGITEGRELGFIDFVFDHKTGFIGITFSKKLNPHGHDGIADSLYIPGASGSASRRATMVGGRIAYLNQTFVSTEWSGHYGDLWNARIIEHFQSIFYWTTKQPILHINWRDSDPEEERAATAVVPSEHVEKQHSRLMTFGLFCVNNRATADGVKANTPLTNDLSKTVVSYLPPK, via the coding sequence ATGCAAAGTAAAGATGATCTTCTGAAGCAAGTGGTTGCAAACACCCATCTGGGTAATAAAAAAGGTGTAATCTCAATTATCTTAGGTGAGCGTTTTGGATATCCTTTAGGTATGATAAGGAGCAGATCTTCTAAGCAACCTGTAGATTTCAAAGTCTTGAGTTTAGGCATAACTGAAGGAAGAGAGCTGGGATTTATTGATTTTGTATTTGATCATAAGACGGGTTTTATTGGAATAACATTTAGTAAAAAACTCAATCCACATGGACACGATGGCATCGCAGATTCCCTGTATATTCCTGGTGCTTCAGGGAGCGCCTCAAGGCGAGCTACAATGGTCGGTGGCAGAATTGCATATTTAAATCAAACGTTTGTCAGTACAGAATGGAGTGGTCATTACGGTGATCTGTGGAATGCAAGAATCATTGAACATTTTCAAAGCATTTTTTATTGGACTACGAAACAACCCATCCTGCACATTAACTGGAGAGATAGTGATCCTGAGGAAGAGAGAGCAGCTACGGCTGTTGTACCAAGCGAACATGTCGAAAAACAACACTCCAGATTGATGACTTTTGGATTATTTTGCGTCAATAATCGTGCTACTGCTGATGGTGTTAAGGCTAACACACCATTGACGAATGACCTATCTAAGACGGTTGTTTCCTATTTGCCGCCAAAATGA
- the gpmI gene encoding 2,3-bisphosphoglycerate-independent phosphoglycerate mutase, which translates to MQKKTPLLLMILDGWGYNKNNKYNAIAQANTPQWDEWWNNCPHILLHASGYAVGLPDEQMGNSEVGHMHIGAGRVIQQDFTRINESIKNGEFANNTIFREVITTLKKNNKSLHIMGLFSPGGVHSHEQHLFALLDLCAQQQFTSVYLHLFLDGRDTPPQSALDSLERLNSKLKIHPVARICSISGRYYAMDRDNRWERIEPVYTLLTQGHSQHHFQDAEAAIKSYYQQNLSDEFIPPTLIGEKKAIEDGDAVLFYNFRADRARQLTTAFIDPTFKKFNRTVQPQLSYFVSMTQYDKNLPTSQAFPPIPLNNTLGEVIAEYGLSQLRIAETEKYAHVTFFFNGGNENVFSNEERILIPSPKVATYDLQPEMSAPQLTESLVEAINSQAYDVIICNYANADMVGHSGNFQATIRAIECLDQCMSKVWHALAQQDGKLLITADHGNAEEMFDETTHQAHTAHTSEPVPLVYVGGHWHFTRSEGSLIDIAPTMLALLGITPPAEMTGHQLLEKDTHE; encoded by the coding sequence ATGCAAAAAAAAACACCCTTGTTGCTCATGATCTTAGACGGCTGGGGATATAACAAAAATAATAAATATAATGCGATCGCCCAAGCCAATACACCACAATGGGATGAATGGTGGAACAATTGCCCCCATATTCTTTTGCACGCTTCGGGGTATGCTGTTGGTTTACCTGATGAGCAAATGGGTAATTCCGAAGTAGGGCATATGCATATAGGTGCAGGGCGAGTCATCCAACAAGACTTTACTCGCATCAACGAAAGCATAAAAAATGGAGAGTTCGCCAACAACACCATTTTTCGTGAGGTAATAACCACCCTAAAGAAAAACAATAAGTCATTGCATATTATGGGTTTGTTTTCTCCAGGAGGAGTACACAGCCACGAACAACACTTATTTGCCTTACTTGATTTATGTGCACAACAACAATTCACTTCGGTATATTTACACTTATTTTTAGATGGCCGGGATACACCGCCACAAAGTGCCTTAGATAGTTTAGAACGACTCAATAGCAAATTAAAAATACATCCAGTGGCTCGAATTTGTTCTATTAGTGGGCGCTATTATGCAATGGACAGAGACAATCGTTGGGAGAGAATAGAACCAGTCTATACTTTATTAACCCAAGGCCACAGCCAGCATCATTTCCAAGATGCCGAAGCAGCAATCAAGTCTTATTATCAACAAAATCTGTCTGATGAATTCATACCGCCTACCCTTATAGGTGAAAAAAAAGCAATAGAAGATGGCGATGCTGTTTTGTTCTATAATTTTCGTGCAGACAGAGCGCGACAATTAACCACGGCTTTTATTGATCCAACATTTAAAAAATTCAACCGCACGGTGCAACCGCAATTATCCTATTTTGTCAGCATGACCCAATATGATAAAAATCTACCAACTTCCCAGGCCTTTCCACCGATTCCTTTAAATAATACCTTAGGTGAAGTTATTGCAGAGTACGGGTTAAGTCAATTACGTATTGCAGAAACAGAAAAATATGCCCATGTAACCTTTTTCTTCAATGGTGGGAACGAAAACGTTTTTTCGAATGAAGAGAGAATTCTCATTCCCTCTCCTAAAGTCGCCACCTATGATTTACAACCAGAAATGAGCGCCCCCCAATTAACAGAGAGTTTGGTCGAAGCAATTAACAGTCAAGCCTATGACGTCATTATTTGCAATTATGCCAATGCCGACATGGTAGGACATAGTGGCAATTTTCAGGCTACAATTCGTGCCATAGAATGCCTTGATCAATGCATGAGCAAAGTGTGGCATGCACTAGCTCAACAAGACGGTAAACTGCTCATTACAGCGGATCATGGTAATGCTGAAGAAATGTTTGACGAAACAACACATCAAGCACATACTGCTCATACCAGTGAACCTGTACCACTAGTATATGTAGGGGGGCATTGGCATTTTACACGTAGTGAAGGAAGCTTAATTGATATCGCACCAACCATGTTGGCCTTGCTTGGTATTACTCCTCCAGCGGAAATGACAGGACATCAATTGTTAGAAAAAGATACTCATGAATAA
- the bamA gene encoding outer membrane protein assembly factor BamA, whose translation MKKISSKFILGVCCSSLIAWSSQTIAADTFVVRGIKVTGLQRVSTGTVLNYIPVQVGEEIGPESTAEIIRTLYDTGFFQSVSLERQGNTLIVNVVERATIGSISVVGNKEIPSDKMKDFLKEMGLVKGRVFQTSTLERLEKELKQAYNARGKYNARIETRVSPLTDNRVGITITISEGRVSRIKQIKIIGNHDFTTNELLPEFTLSKSGIFTYFTKKDQYSKSGMDASLEALRSFYLDRGYLKFKIISSQVLLSPDRKDVYINVHIEEGPQYHFSGYKVVGKPILPPEKINSLIQVKKGAVFSRKKVTDSISAIGLALGDIGYGFPAINAEPQIDENNKTVFIAFIVQPGRHVYVRRIKFHGNTKTSDYVLRSVIRQDEGGLLSLHNIKESERQLRLLGYLKNVDVKTNPVPEANNQVDLDVNVEEAPSAEASASIGYGTNGYQLNASVNQHNFMGTGRSMGAAFTASKWGQDYTVNYYNPFYTDTGIGRGLNLYYARVDPRNLNVSTYNSNRFGADVNYSIPLGETSRWQLGYGYQDVEIKSVGYVVPIQNFVQMYGTHFQEIRLSTGWSRNSYDQFPYPTRGINQQISGVIALPATSDSLSYFKGSYQARLYQPITRGWIFSLQGFAGYGNSFNNKGLPFFENYYAGGIAQPGQVRGYDSYSLGPLDNYRNSVGGNLLLSGTAGIILPYPLSRDNVRTTAFVDAGNVFAVNTLPTLTGKYEGPIRYSAGLSLEWRSPFGPLAFSLAKALNPQPFDQKQFFQFALSSGF comes from the coding sequence ATGAAAAAAATCAGTAGTAAGTTTATATTAGGTGTTTGTTGTTCCTCGCTCATAGCCTGGTCTTCACAAACAATAGCAGCAGATACTTTCGTCGTTCGCGGTATTAAAGTGACAGGCTTGCAACGTGTTTCAACTGGAACAGTACTCAATTATATCCCTGTCCAGGTTGGAGAAGAGATTGGCCCTGAATCAACTGCTGAGATTATTCGCACCCTTTATGATACCGGTTTTTTTCAGTCTGTTTCATTAGAACGTCAAGGTAACACTTTAATTGTCAATGTGGTTGAAAGAGCAACTATAGGTTCTATTAGTGTTGTCGGGAATAAAGAAATTCCTAGTGACAAGATGAAAGACTTCCTTAAAGAAATGGGTTTAGTCAAAGGCCGTGTTTTCCAGACATCTACTTTGGAGCGTTTAGAAAAGGAATTGAAACAAGCCTATAACGCGAGAGGAAAATATAACGCGCGTATCGAAACTCGAGTTAGCCCTTTAACCGATAATAGAGTTGGTATTACCATTACTATTTCTGAGGGGCGTGTCTCCCGTATCAAACAAATCAAAATAATAGGTAATCACGACTTTACTACCAATGAATTATTACCCGAGTTTACTCTCTCCAAATCGGGTATCTTTACTTACTTTACTAAAAAAGATCAGTATTCTAAATCAGGTATGGATGCGTCTTTAGAAGCATTGCGTTCTTTTTACCTGGATAGAGGTTATTTGAAGTTTAAAATTATCTCCTCTCAAGTATTACTGTCGCCAGATAGAAAAGACGTTTATATCAATGTTCATATCGAAGAGGGGCCTCAATATCATTTTTCAGGCTATAAAGTAGTAGGGAAGCCGATATTGCCTCCGGAGAAAATTAATTCCTTAATTCAAGTCAAAAAAGGTGCTGTTTTTTCACGTAAAAAAGTAACTGATTCAATTTCTGCTATTGGTTTGGCTTTAGGTGATATCGGTTATGGATTCCCTGCCATTAATGCTGAACCACAGATAGACGAGAATAATAAAACCGTATTTATTGCATTTATTGTACAACCTGGCCGCCATGTTTATGTTCGTCGCATCAAGTTTCATGGCAATACCAAAACCAGTGATTATGTATTGCGAAGTGTCATTCGTCAGGATGAGGGAGGACTTTTATCGCTGCATAATATTAAAGAATCTGAACGGCAATTGCGCTTATTAGGTTATTTAAAAAATGTTGACGTAAAGACTAATCCTGTGCCAGAAGCAAATAACCAAGTGGATTTGGATGTTAACGTAGAAGAAGCGCCTTCAGCAGAAGCAAGTGCTTCTATTGGGTATGGTACTAATGGCTATCAATTAAATGCTTCAGTGAATCAACATAATTTTATGGGTACTGGACGTTCTATGGGGGCTGCATTTACTGCGAGCAAATGGGGACAGGACTATACAGTAAATTATTATAATCCCTTTTATACCGATACAGGTATAGGACGCGGCTTAAATCTTTATTATGCTCGCGTTGATCCGAGAAACCTTAACGTCAGTACTTACAACTCCAACCGTTTTGGTGCTGATGTGAATTATAGTATCCCCCTTGGGGAAACCAGTAGATGGCAATTGGGCTATGGATATCAAGATGTAGAAATCAAGAGTGTTGGTTATGTAGTACCCATTCAGAATTTTGTGCAGATGTATGGAACCCATTTCCAGGAAATTCGTTTATCTACAGGTTGGAGCAGGAACAGCTATGATCAATTTCCTTATCCTACAAGAGGGATTAACCAGCAAATTTCGGGTGTGATCGCCTTACCTGCGACTTCAGATTCGTTGTCTTACTTTAAAGGCTCTTATCAAGCGCGTTTGTACCAACCGATAACAAGAGGATGGATCTTCTCCTTACAAGGTTTTGCAGGTTATGGAAATTCTTTTAACAATAAAGGATTGCCATTCTTTGAAAACTACTATGCGGGGGGTATAGCACAACCAGGCCAGGTTCGTGGATATGACAGCTACTCTTTAGGACCATTGGATAATTACCGTAATTCTGTGGGGGGTAACTTATTACTCAGCGGTACGGCGGGAATTATATTGCCTTATCCTTTAAGTCGAGATAATGTGAGAACAACTGCCTTTGTGGATGCGGGTAACGTATTTGCGGTGAATACCTTACCTACTTTGACTGGTAAATATGAAGGTCCTATAAGATATTCGGCAGGTCTTTCACTTGAATGGCGTTCTCCATTCGGTCCGCTGGCATTTAGCTTGGCTAAGGCATTGAATCCTCAACCTTTCGATCAAAAGCAATTCTTCCAATTTGCTCTATCTTCAGGATTTTAA
- the rseP gene encoding RIP metalloprotease RseP, whose translation MLSTLLYFLLALVLLVTVHEYGHFQVARWCGVKVLRFSFGFGPILARWRDKKGTEYAWSLFPLGGYVKMLDESEGDVDEKERHLAFNNQSLWKRAAIVLAGPFFNFIFAFVALWFVLIIGMQSLAPMIESVKPNSIAAHAGLNAKEEIIALNNTKINSWRDFQYALMPLVGSQETIQLTIKSLVNGKERQVLLPLANWQLDSKKPDPLESLGIQPFIPSIPPIVGEVVPNSPAAKAGLENGDKILSVDGKPFDDWLFLVDYVQTRPNQQLTLSINRNGSIQNVVVQTGSQKNKDKIEGFLGVRSQKVKWPAHWLRMEREDPLTAVGTALRQTVQLTGTTFILMGRLVTGKLGLNSISGPVGIAQGAGDSGRSGLSTYLFFLALVSISLGALNLLPIPMLDGGHLMYYLLEAIRRKPLSDGLKSAGAYLGLLLLAALMFIALSNDLSRLAG comes from the coding sequence ATGCTTTCAACATTGCTGTATTTTCTTTTGGCGTTGGTCTTGTTAGTTACGGTACATGAGTATGGTCATTTTCAAGTGGCGCGTTGGTGTGGCGTTAAAGTCCTACGCTTTTCTTTTGGTTTTGGCCCTATCTTAGCGCGTTGGCGTGACAAAAAAGGAACTGAGTATGCCTGGTCGTTATTTCCTCTGGGCGGCTATGTCAAAATGCTTGATGAATCAGAGGGAGATGTAGACGAAAAAGAGCGCCATTTGGCCTTTAATAATCAATCTTTGTGGAAAAGAGCCGCAATCGTACTTGCAGGGCCTTTTTTCAATTTCATTTTTGCTTTTGTTGCGTTATGGTTCGTCTTGATTATTGGGATGCAATCATTAGCACCGATGATCGAATCAGTGAAACCCAATAGTATCGCGGCACATGCTGGACTCAATGCAAAAGAAGAAATTATTGCATTGAATAATACCAAGATAAACAGTTGGCGGGATTTCCAGTATGCGCTCATGCCTCTTGTTGGTTCTCAAGAAACAATTCAGTTAACAATAAAATCTTTGGTAAACGGAAAGGAACGGCAGGTATTATTGCCTTTGGCCAATTGGCAATTAGACAGCAAAAAGCCTGATCCACTTGAAAGCCTTGGAATTCAACCGTTTATTCCTTCAATCCCCCCTATAGTGGGTGAGGTAGTTCCTAATTCTCCGGCGGCGAAAGCAGGGCTTGAGAATGGCGATAAAATATTAAGTGTTGATGGAAAACCTTTTGATGATTGGTTGTTTTTAGTGGATTACGTACAAACTCGCCCTAATCAACAATTAACTTTATCGATTAACAGAAACGGCAGTATACAAAATGTTGTAGTACAAACTGGCAGTCAGAAAAATAAGGATAAAATTGAAGGGTTTTTGGGAGTTCGCTCACAAAAAGTAAAATGGCCAGCACATTGGTTACGAATGGAGAGAGAAGATCCTTTAACTGCCGTAGGTACTGCATTAAGACAAACGGTGCAACTAACTGGCACTACATTTATTTTAATGGGGCGGTTAGTTACGGGTAAATTGGGATTAAATAGTATTAGTGGGCCAGTGGGTATCGCTCAGGGGGCGGGTGATTCAGGGCGTAGTGGGTTAAGCACTTATCTATTTTTTCTGGCTTTGGTCAGTATTAGTTTAGGTGCATTAAATTTATTACCTATTCCGATGCTGGATGGCGGTCACTTGATGTATTATCTTTTGGAAGCAATTCGACGTAAACCTTTATCTGATGGTTTAAAATCAGCAGGAGCCTATTTAGGTTTATTGCTCTTAGCAGCCCTAATGTTTATCGCGTTGTCTAATGATTTATCTAGACTTGCAGGATAA
- a CDS encoding murein hydrolase activator EnvC family protein gives MLFCFGVYAESSTVLQTQNKLKQLEAQINSLQKTLNSAHDKRGILNKELSETEKQIGEGIRKLRSIQEDIKNKENKIADLQKQVNELNQQLITQQQLLANHVRARYQMGEYQSLKLLLNQDDPNKVSRILTYYQYIVKSRQLLIEKIDKTRARLSESKEKLREELNANRQLKTELTKHQEQLQQNKSYHTTLIQSLNHEIQDKQNRLREVRKNKENLARLLKSLAQQSITQKDKPFHQTSSPFSQMRKKLPLPVQSQSRSLRKMNQGVTFFAEEGAVVTAVYPGKVVFSDWLKGYGLLIIIDHGQGFMTLYAHNQSLFKSKGQYVRQNEQIASVGHSGGIKQNGLYFEIRLRGKAIPPLNWLS, from the coding sequence ATGTTGTTTTGCTTTGGAGTTTATGCAGAATCTTCTACCGTACTCCAAACACAAAATAAGTTAAAACAATTAGAGGCTCAAATTAACAGCCTCCAAAAAACGTTAAACTCTGCACACGACAAACGCGGTATTTTAAATAAAGAATTATCAGAGACTGAAAAGCAAATCGGTGAAGGGATTCGCAAACTCCGCTCCATTCAAGAAGATATCAAGAACAAAGAAAATAAAATTGCTGACTTGCAAAAGCAAGTAAATGAGTTAAATCAACAACTTATTACCCAACAACAATTATTAGCGAATCACGTACGTGCACGCTATCAAATGGGTGAGTATCAATCACTTAAATTACTGCTCAATCAAGATGATCCCAATAAGGTCAGCCGGATTTTAACCTATTACCAATATATCGTTAAGTCACGACAACTATTGATTGAAAAAATAGATAAAACTCGTGCACGTTTAAGTGAGAGCAAAGAAAAACTTCGTGAAGAACTTAATGCGAACAGGCAACTTAAAACGGAGCTTACTAAGCATCAAGAACAACTGCAACAAAATAAAAGTTATCATACTACGTTAATTCAATCTTTGAATCATGAAATTCAAGATAAACAAAACAGGTTAAGAGAGGTACGAAAAAATAAAGAGAATTTGGCCCGTTTGCTGAAGTCATTAGCACAACAAAGCATTACTCAAAAGGACAAACCGTTTCATCAAACAAGCAGTCCATTTAGCCAAATGCGCAAAAAATTGCCGCTCCCAGTCCAGAGCCAGAGCCGATCCTTACGTAAAATGAATCAAGGAGTGACATTTTTTGCCGAGGAAGGAGCCGTAGTTACTGCCGTTTATCCAGGAAAAGTAGTATTTAGCGACTGGCTGAAGGGATATGGATTATTGATTATTATTGATCACGGACAGGGTTTTATGACCTTGTATGCTCACAATCAATCCCTATTCAAAAGCAAAGGTCAGTATGTACGTCAAAATGAACAAATTGCAAGTGTTGGTCATAGCGGCGGAATTAAACAAAACGGTCTATACTTTGAAATAAGACTAAGGGGAAAGGCAATTCCACCACTTAATTGGTTATCATAA